The Tessaracoccus flavus genome includes the window GTGAGCACGCAACCGCAGACAGTTACCCCCATACCGGTCGCTGGACCGACGACGCCCCCGGCGGCCGAGGCCGGCGGCAAGCGCCGCGACCCGGTGAGCAAGATCCTCATCTACGCGCTGCTGGTGGCCCTCGTAGGCCTGTTTCTGGGGCCGATCGTCTTCATCGTCCTCAACTCCTTCAAGCAGAAGTTCTCCATCTCGTCGGACCCCTTCGCGGTGCCGCTGGGGGACATGTGGGCCGGGTTCAGCAACTACATCACCGGGATCCAGGCGCAGAACTTCTTCGAGGCCATCCTCTGGTCGTTCGTCATCACCATCGGATCGGTGCTCATCATCGTGTTCCTGACGGCGATGCTGGCGTACTTCATCATGCGCGTGAAGACGTGGTGGACGTCCCTGATCTACTACCTGCTCGTCTTCTCCATGGTCATCCCGTTCCAGATGGTGATGTTCCCGACGGTGAAGCTCGCCGATGCCCTCGGCCTGGCCAACCCGGTCGGCATGATGGTGCTCTACCTCGGCTTCGGTGCGGGGCTGTCGGTGTTCATCTTCTCCGGGTTCGTCAAGTCGATCCCCCTGGAGATCGAGGAAGCCGCCTATATCGACGGATGCTCACCGCTGACCACCTACTTCCAGGTGGTCTGGCCCATCCTCAAGCCCGTGACGATCACGGTGGCGATCCTCAACGCCATGTGGATCTGGAACGACTACCTGCTGCCCTACCTGGTCATCGGCCTGTCGACACGCTTCAAGACCATCCCGGTCGTGGTGCAGCAGTTCGTCGGCTCGAACGGTAACCGCGACATGGGTGCGCTCATGGCGATGCTCGTGCTGGCCGTGGTCCCGATCATCGTGTTCTACCTGTTCGCGCAGAAGCACATCATCGAGGGCGTCGTCGCCGGGTCGGTCAAGGGCTGAGTGGTCGACCCCAACTCGCGGACCTGGCAGGCGCTCGGCCTCGCGGCCGACGTCGTCGTCGTCAACGCGCTCACCATCGTCTGCTCGTTGCCGGTGGTGACCGCGGGGGCCGCGCTGTCCGCGGCCCACGGCACCCTGCTGGAGATGGTCCGTGAGGAGGGGGCGAAGCCTGCCCGCACCTACTTCTCCTACTTCACCCGCACGTGGAGGACGGCGACCCTCGGGTGGCTGCTGCTGCTCGCCGT containing:
- a CDS encoding DUF624 domain-containing protein, which encodes MVDPNSRTWQALGLAADVVVVNALTIVCSLPVVTAGAALSAAHGTLLEMVREEGAKPARTYFSYFTRTWRTATLGWLLLLAVGSVLGWEYWALGRMDGGAALVAQAGVLAGAILVTLWAVWFFPLASRGRGSPAPRS
- a CDS encoding carbohydrate ABC transporter permease produces the protein MSTQPQTVTPIPVAGPTTPPAAEAGGKRRDPVSKILIYALLVALVGLFLGPIVFIVLNSFKQKFSISSDPFAVPLGDMWAGFSNYITGIQAQNFFEAILWSFVITIGSVLIIVFLTAMLAYFIMRVKTWWTSLIYYLLVFSMVIPFQMVMFPTVKLADALGLANPVGMMVLYLGFGAGLSVFIFSGFVKSIPLEIEEAAYIDGCSPLTTYFQVVWPILKPVTITVAILNAMWIWNDYLLPYLVIGLSTRFKTIPVVVQQFVGSNGNRDMGALMAMLVLAVVPIIVFYLFAQKHIIEGVVAGSVKG